The following coding sequences lie in one Peribacillus frigoritolerans genomic window:
- a CDS encoding twin-arginine translocase TatA/TatE family subunit has protein sequence MLSNIGIPGLVIVLVIALIIFGPSKLPEIGRAFGRTLSEFKSATKGLVNDSEKEDENENKAALRAVKKEG, from the coding sequence ATGCTTTCAAATATAGGAATACCCGGTTTGGTGATCGTACTCGTGATTGCACTGATTATTTTTGGACCGTCCAAACTGCCGGAAATAGGCCGTGCATTTGGCCGGACATTGTCCGAATTCAAAAGTGCAACCAAAGGATTGGTGAATGATTCAGAAAAAGAGGATGAGAACGAGAATAAAGCTGCGTTAAGAGCTGTTAAAAAAGAGGGATGA